The genomic segment atatcaacagCAAATTTCGCAAACCAAGAAAAACCTCTATAAACCTGAATCGAACGTCAGATCCAATCAAACCCGTCAACGTTCTcacaaaacaatcaaaacccaTGAAGAtccaatcaaaagaaagaaaacctgttattcaaaacatcacaaaaaCACCGAACAAggaaatctttaaaacaatttaccTTGCAAGCAATCACAATTCTCAGCTTCTTTCCTGACAACATCAAGAACAGAGTCAATCAATTCAGCTCCTTCAGTATAATGCCCTTTAGCCCAGTTATTACCAGCACCAGATTGGCCAAAAACAAAGTTATCAGGCCTAAAAATCTGTCCATAAGGACCAGATCTGAGTGAATCCATAGTACCAGGTTCAAGATCCATAAGAACAGCACGTGGAACATATCTTCCACCACTTGCTTCATTGTAATACACATTGATTCTCTCCAATTGAAGATCCGAGTCTCCACTGTATTTCCCTGTTTGATCAATCCCATGTTCATCACAGATCACCTCCCAAAACTTGGCCCCAATTTGGTTCCCACATTGACCTCCTTGAATGTGAAGAATTTCTCTCATTTTGGCACCAAAGTTTGGACCTTTTTCAGGTTTCAGAAATGGGGTTTTGGTGTTCTTGGTGGATCTTAAGGGGAGAGGGGATTGAGGAGGAAGGAATGGGAAAGGAGGATATAAAGGAGGGTTCGTTGTGTCTTTGCCTTTGGGTTGATTTTAGTGGTTGCTTTTTCGAGaaccttttgaagaaaaaaaatccattgtttttttgttgtaagtGAGTTGTAAATGGAAGGAATCTCTTGATGTTTGGGGGGTTTTGTCTTCCAAGTTTATCCCTTTAGAAGTCTAGACATATCATGGCATCAACTATTTTGGATAATGTTgtctttaatctttattttaatggaggatgtttttttaagacaaggtttgttaatttgattgattgattgttgTAGTACttagaattttcaatttcaagatTTATAAATGAATGATTCATGATATATATACATAGCTGATTTATGataattagattaaaatttgaaattaaaagtttaataaatattaaaatactaaactTCCCCATGAATATTACAATAAGAGTATTGTTTTTGAGATTTATGTTTTGACTGTTAGTATGTGAaaatcatgggttttttttttttgtttttttaggaggTAACATGTAGGGGTGagaaaaaaccgaaaaaccgattaaacctagaaaaccggaaaaaaaataaccgaaaaaaccaaattataaaaaaaaccgattaaaatttaaaaaaaaccaaccggtttgatccggttttataagcctaaaaccgaaaaaacagaacccaaaccaaaaaaaatcgggaaaaaaaccaagccaaatcgagaaaaaaccgagccaaaccgaaaaaaccgagccataccagaaaaaaccaagccaaacccgagttaaaccggtttgaaccgatttttatccaaaaaacaaatCGAAACTAAACGGTTTCGATTtggtttcaatttaaaaaaaatcaacttaattattttttttataaaaatcaaatcaaataaaaaatcagccTTTATTAACATGTGAAAATAATGATTTGTTACAAAGAGAATCTTTTTAAAGTGAATGTTGGCATTTGAATCCCATTTGTACTTCTTTTTGTTTACATAATAAATCTCATTTGTACTTTCGAGTTATCATCTTTAAATGTTAGTCTTCTGTACCTCAAACACACCAGCtatgttttcaaatttgaaCCGGTATATATCGGGGCATATATATTAGTTACTTGGGAGGTGTTTTGGGGAGTTTTAATCAgtgttttgttaaattttattttttttaatttcttttatattttttaattttgatgtgttgaaatcaaaaataaatttttaaaaaaatacatcttattttaatgtattttcaagtaaaaaacattctaaaaaaCAACTGTTATTTTAAACACGGCTgcctgtttgggagtgtggttgcggttgtttttcaaaatgttttttgtgccgaaatgcatcaaaatgatgtttttttatttttaaaaaataatttttgagatcaacgtataaaaacgattcaaaacatataaaaaaaattaatttttagcaaaacaaatttaatttttttttcagaacgCGGTTtacaccgcgttcccaaacgatgCAGATCAACTAACCCAACTATGAACAATTAACTCAtttgtttttagggtttttttttggttaaaataacatcatttttatcttttttatttttttattttattttggtcatcgaatcaaaccttttatttatttgtgataTCAACTCTACCCCATGTCAACTCCTcaggttttaaaataatgatatatatagCATACAATTCCCACAGTTTCCTCTGTAATCTATAAggcaaatgaaaaaataaatattgtgaGTGGGCAAACATAAACTCTAAGCAATGAagtaaactaatatatatatatatatatatatatatatatatatatatatatatatataagtgaatTGACAAAGTTCCCACAATTTATTTCCTTGTCCTTTCTTTTTATGGGAAAGATAAATCCACACTCTAATCTCTCACTTGTCACAAATGTGGTCACTAGCCAATGAGGCCATACCTCCTTACTTCTCACTTTCTCAAGCTTTCCATGCTTCAATCTCAATCTCGAAGGCTTTTATATTAATCACTCACCGAGAAACAATGAAGAATCCAGGCAACCCCACCAATTCATGAGATCAAGCTGCTTGGAGAGAGCATAGTAAGGCAGCACCGAGAAGAAATCATTGGATCTGCAAATCACAAATGAGCAAACTCATGCCATGGTGTGAGGACATTGATAGAACTTTTTCTGATATTGCTCAGAAAGCTTGGTTGGGCTTAGTAGTTTATAATGGCCCATACACAGATTCTGTTGGATTATTGTGTAATGTTCTTCAAGAATGACTGATTTGGGCCAAATCCCAGGTAAAAGATGATGAACAAGAATAAGTTGGGTAGCATTTATCAATGGACTAGGCCTGGCCTATGCGATAGAGCCTTAGGATGGTAGATGAAAATCTCGGGTCAGCTCCGACCACTGCTGTGAGATTCAATCTTTTCTCAAAGAAATTTGAGAGAAGCgctaaaatatcatcaataaacaGTGTATCTATAGCACATGCAATGAGTTTCATCTCACTAATTTAGGTGACGAAATAACCTGATTAAATCCTGGATTTTATTCAAACATTACTAGCTttgaataatttgtttcaggattctcttatttctttgaTCAACAGTTACAAAATCCTGCTCGTGATCTAGAGCCTGATTCAAGACCGATCCAAGAccgagtttgtttattttttatatataccacCATcgtttagtttaaaaaaacaaatgatatttCTATTTTCTAACCTAAAACAACTCGGATTAACGCAAACAACATATGATTTGAATCAGTGTTACATTACCATTCCATGTATAATTGTATTTCTTGAGAAGCAACAGTGGTAGAGGAGCATGTTCCAGAGCTGGAAACAAGTTTCAAAGAGCACGTTTTAGTACAGAGAAAGCAAGCAGAAGGAGCAGAAGGGAGTGAGTCAAGCATAATGAATACCATGTGCTTCTCATTTTAACTTCGGTTTCACGCCTGCGTCTTTtgtattctttttataatatcagAAAAACCCCACTAGACTGCTGCTGGCTGCCTTCATAAGTGACTGGGGCATGCCTTGTCTCTCCCCACCTTCTCTCATTCTCCCTCGAGGGAGTGCCCATCTCCCATTACTCGGCATTTCCCATATACTTTTCCACTTTTCAAAAACTAGGGGCgtttaaaaaaccatatttttgtattattaacaaaaactccAAAATCCTTTGCGTGTTTCCTTGCAGCTCGAGACACCATTTATTCTGGATTGTTATACTGAAATTATCATGTTGATTTTTGATGGAAAAAACTGAAGTCCTTGAGGATTGAGGTGTTTTGTTATACTTTAAccttgaaaaacattaaataaaaaactttgcatttgaggatatttttatattttcatacgaGTATTTTGTATAATTGCTAAGATCATGGGGTGCATTCTGAtatttgacattgtttttgaatttctttcatGAGAAAAGCTGGTGGCACGTGTTAACATGCGTCAACAAGTGGGTAACGTTTGATCTATTTAAGTAGCATCCATGATGCCACTCAGTGGGCAACATTGGATTTTCACTATTTTTCTAGATGCGCCACCATATCCTCTTTCATGTGGAATAGCACGTGACAACTTACAGTGGTTGGATTATCACCGgtgatcatttgatttttcccctttcttttctctctcttaacaAGTGAATGCCTCCTTTTATCTTTATTACAAGTCAAGTGATtggtttagatttttaaaacccGATCAAACCGGCCCAAACTCGTATACTTTATACtacttttatctttatattgataatttgtgaattaaacatttatttttattttgtttacaaaTGTTTTGGCTTTAAAATTCTTGCTAGTAAGCTTTCTATTAGATTTCTTTTAACCTAAGAaaaatggtttgttttttttttttttgagggaaAGGGAAAGTAACTAGAATTTAAtggtaatataaaatataaaaattagatcTAATATTGGAGATATTATAGTACCTACATTACATGGTAGAGGTCTGCCTCTAAATGTGAACATGTGAAAAACAATGATATAAGTCTAATCCGTGACATAAAAATTTAGTCCaacttaatatattaaattcatttaaatataaaaacattaaattaattaagttcataatttataaaatataaaaaaataaattaaatataattacagAATCAAATTCGATCCAACTAAATCCAATATCACAATGTTTATTTTTGAGAGTGTAGttatgattgctttttaaaatattttttatgctaaaatatattaaaataatatattttttatttttttaacttatttttaaaatcaatatattaaaatatataaaaaaataaatttttatataacatGATTTCAACCGCGTTATAAAACGGGGGCATGTATCTATCACTTCCCttctaaaatccaaaaaattccCGCTTTTTCCTTTCTCGTCGTTGATTTTTCCACCAATGATTCTAATAATCAAAATGGGATTTGGGTCCCATTTAGGAAATATCCTAGTATGGATCCATTGATTGGAACTAGCCGTGTTAAATGTGGATTAGATCTTCGCCTTTTGGGGCGGCTTGGATTGATTGATGGCCAAGAATGCTGGGttccataatttataatttataatttttgtactCATTGCATTATTTTAGATTTGGgatgtttgtttattttcatgttttaaaaatattttttatttatttattttattttaaattaatattatttaattttttttaaattattttaatatactaatattaaaattaattttttaaaaataaaaaaatatattattttgatataaaaatattttaaaatacaaccgTAATCACAATCCTGAAcattttttatctgtttttattttttaatggaatcCAATCATGGCCCTAAGGGAGGAATGCgttttattcctttttcttAAACATTTTCTCCTGAATTGATCATCTCTACCAACACTCATGATGCTTATGCTCAGATTTATAACTCCATCATTGTATTGTTTTCATGCTTCAACTTTTGAAGGTTATCCTCCCAAAcctaatttgtttaaaattaattttttttcttctttttatcatatatacAAAGTCTAATAAGCCTTGCCTTCCATCACGACAGAAGTTATTCCTTTTTCAAATTCCTAATTTTATACCCATCATTTCTAAGATTTGAACCTCTAaacttttttaatagaattttaagtctcaatttgattttttttttttgggacatGTCCATGTTTGATGTTATacgtgtattttaaaaatgtatttgtattgaaaaatattaaattaatatttttttagtatttttcaatgattttgatgtgctgatattaaaaataaaaataattataaaaaaatattttaatatattttcaagtaaaaatatcAGGCATCATGATACAAAACACACTTTTAAcaaccaaaattaattattaaaaaaattaaacaatcaaTGGTAACCGTTCAAAgcacttttttcttaaaaagttataaaatagGCAATCAATGAATTTCAAGCAGAGTtacaaaaattaactaaatttagCAAATAACTACCACCTATAAGGTGCTTGAATCATTAATTGAGCTAGTTAAtccaagtttattaaaataaaattgtaaatagaattacaaaaataaactaaatttagCAAATAACCACAACTTTGAGTCATTAATTGAGTTAGTTAacccatatttattttaaaaaaaacaaaataatgttttttgagataatttaaaaaaacaaaataatattattttaaataaaaatttaaataaaaatcattgattgAATCATTTAGATCTAACAATGTCAACTCCTTGAgtgattcaaaaacaaaattgacctCAATTAGATATCACatctaaaaattatcaattaatccAAATCTAAATAGAtggaaaattaagtttgattaacttgattaaaaattatattaaattaatatatttttaaattttttttaatatattaaaataaaaattaaaaaaatattttaatatattttaaaataaaattattatttttttaaaatatttttaaaaaaacctactGCACATTACCCAacactataaaaaatttataaccaATCCGCTTGTCAAGCTATATTCTCCCCTGTAGCAGCCTCTTATTACACGTAAATACAAAGTACAAACCCTCCGAAACTCCAAAATCACCGCTCATGGAACAACACAAAAGACAGGAAAACAGAAACAAATCTTTGAAGTTCAACAAAGCTTTGATGTTCAACAACTCCAACAGTTCACACGCGCCAGCACAGTAATTTCTTAACATTTTCCACCGCGTTTCCTCTCActatccttttctctctcttgcttTTGTCTCTCTTGTAGTTATAGCTTATAATCCCCCTgggtttttttcccttgttcAGAAAAATAAAGACTTTCATAGGATGCTTGTAAGAGAACTAGAACACACTTATTCTCTTCGAATTCTTCACTTTTAGTGAAAATCCCCATCCGGGCATCCTTCAAAATCCAATCTTTTCTAACCCCAACATGCCTTTGCCATGGAAAAAGACCAGGGTTTCAAGATTTTCACGTCTTGTGGCAGATCTTCAGTCACCCAAAAGAGGGAATTCTCTTGTTGTTGAGACTGGTTTCCCTACTTCTCTTATTGATCTCTTTCACAAGAACCGTGAAAGGTTAAAGAAACCAACTgccaagaagaaaaagaggagaCAACAGCAGTTGCAAGATGTGGAGGAGGAACTTGTAATCTCTGATCCAATTCCTTTATCAAGTTCTCGAGACTTGTTGGATGTACCAGAGCCTATTCAGAATTTGGAGAATGTGGAAAGTTTTGATGCTTGTGAATTGGTGAGTCAGTTTTTGCCTGTTGTTGAAGGTGTTGATGATGTTGATAATGTTACGGTTACTGATAAGAAATGTTGGGATGAGAAAGAGAAACGTTTGTTATTTGTGGTTTTGAAGATGTTTTTGGTGTTGGTTTTGGGCTTAAGTACTAAAGGGCTTGTTGTTGGGATAACAATGTCTGCTTTTgtgcttatttttcttgaatatgtGGGAAAACATGTGTTGTGTTTCTTGAAACTATGTTTGAGTGTAGAGCTAGTCTTAGAACCTTTTGTCGAAAGGGTTTCTTCAgcattttttatgttgaaagggGTAAGGAAATGTGAAGATTCGAGTAAAGGATTTATCATTCAAGAAATAGATCAAGAAGAAGCTGCTAGTGGGGTTGATTCATGTGATTTGATTGAGACTCTTGAGATGAAGTCTTCTGTTGAGGAAATTCAAGCtgaagaatttaattttgatatgattgTGCCAGTCGAAGAAAATAGGGGAGCCGAATCAAGAATGGATTTACTCAGTTGTGATGGGAAAAAGATGAGGATAGTGGAGATAGAGGAAGATAGAAGTGGAGTTTTGGTATGTGAAAAAGAGAAGAGACGAAACTCTAAGATCACAAGAAAGATTATACAGAAATTAGTGCCCAAGAAGTTGCGCGTTGTAAAGAAGGCAAAGAAGAATAATGATAAGGAACCAGATTTTGGTAGTGAATTATCTAGTTGTTGGGGAGACGATGAGGGGAGAATTGAAGGGCCAGAAGATGGTGGTAAACAAGGGTTTGAAAACGAAGGCAAAGCTTTGCTATCAGAgttgcaagaagaagaagaagagggaataaatgagagaaaaggaaaagaacccTATCAGGGAATTTCTAGTTCTAGCACTGGATGGCAGGCTAAAATGGAAGTGGTTGTAGTCGAAAAGgggaaaaccgaaaaaaaaggCAGTTCAGATTACCTGATTCTCTTTTTTGTTACGCTTGCTGGACTTGTAGGAGGTCGGAGTCTATCCCTTGTGCTTACACTTGCATCTTGTTTGATGATAAAATTGATTGCAAGATATAGATGTGTAAATGAGCCTATGAATAGGTCCCCTGATTCAATTTCAAGCTAGGATCTTTGGTGATCTTTTGTTCAAAAAGggtctttcttgtttttttacaatttatttttgcaGTTTTTGCTTCTGGGGAAAGTGTTCTTCAAGCGTTAAAACTGTATAAAAAAATGCTCAGTCTGGTGAGCAATTACAACCTTCTTGTTGGGATTCCAACTTGAGGTGTTGTATCCTGAACTGTAAATTTACAGACACATAATCAAGATTCATAAATACtttcaattcttaatttttggaaattttttgcTTACATATCTTGGTTTTATTTCAGTTTAAGAAGCTTTATCAGGTCTGTAATTTTAGCTCTGTCAACTGCTAGTAGACCAATAGAAATGTTCAGCTCAGGTGCATTAATCATTATCTATACTGCAAAAGAACTGTCAAATGCACGTGGTTGAGGTGGTTCAACGTTTCTGTGAACACTTTCAGCCATATTTAGTCGTCTTGAGCTTTAGAATGACTAGTTGCTCTAGTAGATTCACAATGTGTTGCAATCTGGTAAAAGGTAAGGACTGAACTTGAAGTTATAAACATCAGTTTTTCTTCAACGAAATGTCCTGCTTCTACACTCCGTATCCACATGAAAACATAAATCTATTGCTTAAATACAGGGAAAGAATGGAGTTATGTTCTTCCATCTATCAACCACTCAATGCAAGTAACATTCACAACTTCACATCATGGTTTTACATCCACAAAACTCATGCCAGGCGCCTTTCTTGTGTCAAATTCTTTTATGAATTTTCTAGTCTCTGCAACCTGAGTCCATTGACCTGCCAGGGCATAGAAGTTGGATAGCAGGACACCAGTTTCATGGCTATTAGAACTCAACTTCGACATTTCATTTGCAACCTTCTTTCCGAAATCAAATTCTGAATACTTCATGCAAGCACTCAGCAAAGTTTTATAAGCTATGAGCCTTTCCTCAGGTAGCAGCAACTGAATGAACTCTTCTGCCTGATGCAAAAGTCCCGCTCTACTTAGCAGATCAATTAGACAGCCAAAGTGCTCCATCTTCAGTTGCATTTTGTAATCACTGACCATACTTTTGAATAATTGGCAACCTTCTTTAACTAACCCAGAATGGATGCAAGCTGTTAACACTGAAACAAGCGTGGCTTCATTCGGCCTAATTCCTTGGTTTTCCATCCGATTAAACATACTCAAAGCTTCATTCCCATACCCATTGTTTGCAAGCCCTTCAATCATTGCAGTCCAAGTAAAAACATCTGTGTATTCCATCTTATAAAAGGTAACCAAGGCCTCCTCCACGCTCCCACACTTCGAATACATAGTAATCAGAGCTGTTTTCAGAAAAACATCCTGTCTTACATTGCTATTCCGGTTAATGAACCGATGAAGAAGCCGAGCACACTGCAGGTCCGATATGCTAGCACAAGCTAAAAGAACACTAACCATTGTATTTTCATCTGGTATCACCCCCGCACTATCCATTTTCTCGAAAAGGTCCAACGCCTCATTCGGACACTGTGCCTTAACATACGCATGAACCATCAAGTTCCACAAAACACGATCTTTATCAACAATCTCATCAAAGACATCGCGAGCCAAATCTATCAGCCCCATCTCAACATAAGCATTGATCAAAATCGTATACGAGACAACATCTCCTTCATGAACAAATTCATCAAACATTTTCGACGCTTCATCAATTTCTTTGCACTTAATGTAAAAATTCAACAACGCATTATCCACATTCAAAAAACATCCAAACCCCACTTTTATTACATAGCCATGGACTGACCTTCCATACTCTATACCCTCCATTTGTGCCTGTGCACAAGCTGACAATACAATCACCAAACTGATCTTATCAGCTTTAACACATCCACACATCAACTTTTTGAACAAAACCATCACTTCAGTGAATGAATTATTGGTATTATAAATGCCCATCAGAGAATTCCAGCTTGCAACATCTCTGTCAGGCATTCTATCAAACAGAAAGCAAGCATCAGTTGAGTTGCCGACAGAGCCATAAAAATTGACAAGAGCATTTTGGACATAAACGTCAGAATCTAGGCCAGTTTTTATCACATGGGTATGCacttgtttgccattagaatcAGTAAACAAACGTGAACAGGCCTTGAGTAGACACGGGTAGGTGTAGTTATCAGGTCTGGTTGAGCATGTTTTAATGAAGAAGTTGTAGACAAGAATGGCTTTGATGGGTGTGGTGGGGCTTCTAGAATAGGCTCTAATAAGGCAGTTCCATGTTGGGGTGGAATAAGTGAAGCCAGTTGTGATGGTTTGGGTGAGGATTTGATCAAGAAATTTGATGTTAAGGGCTTTTGTTTTGAGGGACAAGAGAATTTTTTGCAAGTGATTGTAGCACATTAGGATATTGTGATTGGTTTTTGCTGTTGTTGGGATAGGATTATGACAGTAGAAAGGTTTGCCAAATAATTTAGTGGATCAGCATACTTAGTGGAGGTGTCTTGTTATAAGTAAAGCTAAAACTTTCCCACACCCATTGGCAATGgcaatatgaatttcaaattttcaatagTAATCCGcataagtgtttgttttttttttttagcattttaacttcttttttctttgattattgatttgttttttaaatttagtgttTATATCAtatgtttataaaaatttagagtagataatttattttagtttgtctttatatagttattatagtcttaaaaaatatctcagCATCGcggtatgatttattttttttaaattttagttaaatataaaataatttttaaaaaaactaggttaTTAAACTTTGTAAAGTCAATAATTCGATTTGTGAGTTTGATGAAATAACCTCGGTTGCCCCTGTTTGCGGGTTTAGccgggtatttttttttttctaattaaacttgattatgtgatcatctatatttttttattatatagttacaaagatagtttaaaaaaaaacatgttattaaattttagaaaattcatGGGCTCGTTGACATGTATGGCAAGTTtaactattttatatatatataaatttattttttttaatttcatcatttgatattagactgattgaaaattgaatttcataatttgtttcgttttgttttctatgaagttattatAATCTTACAAAGAGTCTTAGTATTGGTTTGACGCTTGATTTTgtgatcatttatttttgttatcatatagttaaataaataatggtttagaaaaaaaacaagttataatCCCAATAGAATCCATTATCTGGTTTGTGGGTTTGATGTGTTGAGTCGAGTTACCTAATTCACAGGTTTAGTAGGTTTACCCATCAaacttgatatgttttttttttagtttttggtcatttaatttttttaattgttttttttatttcactcttatttaatattgaattggttgagaaataaaattcatggttaccgtgattttaaataaatatctttttttaagattgatgttggattttaaaagcatttaatgttattataaaattaaataaaaataatttacaaaaataataaagctaTTACCTATTGAAGTTCACGACTCATGTCACAGGATGATCAAGGTTGATGTTGATCCAATCTGGCATCaagtttaaagtttttttaaaagtcatgTCATATCCtgttattcaaattatttttgaactcattaaattaaataattgattttggattaatttttatatgatttaatttaaaatttaagctaGTTAAGAAGTTAGAATTTATAAGTTTTAAGATTAAACGGATTGTGAtactatactaaaaaaaaattatattttatatttttttaaaaaaattaaaaataatctgaaCTCGCAGTGTATAACGAGCAAATTTAATAGTGTATTCTAAAATCATCGCCATTTCAATAATTCACTTCGGATTCTCATTTctagcaaaaaaagaaaaagaaaaaaaaaagatggtggTGGGTCCAGGTttgtaatcaaaataaaataatttattgtatttatatcttttatcttgaaataataatcaattaccatCTAAATATTTAGCTGCGAGATGGAGAcgaaaacaaaaggataaatATGTATATGAAATGATTTTAGGGTGAAAATTTGTCCTAGCTAGCTCTATCTTCTTCTCCGTGACAGTAATCAAACGTGTCTGCCAATTGGTAAGGTTTATTCTTTCTACTGTTCATGGCCATTTGAACAGTTGGACTAATTGGACCTTGAGGAATGAAGTTGCCTTTCAATCAGGAATGGCTGATTGGTCTCTTGTTTTCTCATTTATATTACGGCAAACTTAGTATATGACTGGAAGAAATTCTTGCAGACTTCCATTTTGGCAATCAAAGTCAGAAGGCAGAAGTATATAAGCAAACTATAAATTCTGGCGAACTTTGTGGAAATCTTGCAAACATTTTGtaaataaattgtataaataataaaaattagaataaatgaGGGCTAGACGAACATAATTGTAAGAAAGGAGGAAATCTTCTTCAGTTCAGGATCCATGACAGTCTAGAATTGAGCTTGAAGTTTCTCAACTACAGACTTGTCCACCTGGAAAGCCTTGGCTAGAATATCATTTGGAATGCTTGGAGTGGATCCAAATAGG from the Populus nigra chromosome 1, ddPopNigr1.1, whole genome shotgun sequence genome contains:
- the LOC133670417 gene encoding uncharacterized protein LOC133670417; translated protein: MPLPWKKTRVSRFSRLVADLQSPKRGNSLVVETGFPTSLIDLFHKNRERLKKPTAKKKKRRQQQLQDVEEELVISDPIPLSSSRDLLDVPEPIQNLENVESFDACELVSQFLPVVEGVDDVDNVTVTDKKCWDEKEKRLLFVVLKMFLVLVLGLSTKGLVVGITMSAFVLIFLEYVGKHVLCFLKLCLSVELVLEPFVERVSSAFFMLKGVRKCEDSSKGFIIQEIDQEEAASGVDSCDLIETLEMKSSVEEIQAEEFNFDMIVPVEENRGAESRMDLLSCDGKKMRIVEIEEDRSGVLVCEKEKRRNSKITRKIIQKLVPKKLRVVKKAKKNNDKEPDFGSELSSCWGDDEGRIEGPEDGGKQGLRSFIRSVILALSTASRPIEMFSSGALIIIYTAKELSNARG
- the LOC133668616 gene encoding putative pentatricopeptide repeat-containing protein At3g15930, which translates into the protein MCYNHLQKILLSLKTKALNIKFLDQILTQTITTGFTYSTPTWNCLIRAYSRSPTTPIKAILVYNFFIKTCSTRPDNYTYPCLLKACSRLFTDSNGKQVHTHVIKTGLDSDVYVQNALVNFYGSVGNSTDACFLFDRMPDRDVASWNSLMGIYNTNNSFTEVMVLFKKLMCGCVKADKISLVIVLSACAQAQMEGIEYGRSVHGYVIKVGFGCFLNVDNALLNFYIKCKEIDEASKMFDEFVHEGDVVSYTILINAYVEMGLIDLARDVFDEIVDKDRVLWNLMVHAYVKAQCPNEALDLFEKMDSAGVIPDENTMVSVLLACASISDLQCARLLHRFINRNSNVRQDVFLKTALITMYSKCGSVEEALVTFYKMEYTDVFTWTAMIEGLANNGYGNEALSMFNRMENQGIRPNEATLVSVLTACIHSGLVKEGCQLFKSMVSDYKMQLKMEHFGCLIDLLSRAGLLHQAEEFIQLLLPEERLIAYKTLLSACMKYSEFDFGKKVANEMSKLSSNSHETGVLLSNFYALAGQWTQVAETRKFIKEFDTRKAPGMSFVDVKP